A genomic window from Sorex araneus isolate mSorAra2 chromosome 2, mSorAra2.pri, whole genome shotgun sequence includes:
- the LOC129402321 gene encoding olfactory receptor 6C75-like, with translation MENHTTVTVFILVGLTEDPKWKIVLFIFLLITYLLSVTGNLIIITLTLLDSQLKTPMYFFLRNFSFLEISYTTTCIPKLLATMATGDRTITYNCCLAQLFFAFLLGASEFFLLSAMSYDRYVAICKPLHYTTIMNSKVCIRLVLSSWTAGFLIIFPGLIIGLGLDFCDSNIIDHFYCDVAPLLQLSCTDTSFLEMMSFILALVTLLITLVLVSVSYTYIALTILKFPSVSQRKKAFSTCSSHMIVLSISYGSCIFMYIKTSAKDRITLMKGVSVLNTSVAPLLNPFIYTLRNQQVKQAFKNVLQRFLSLSK, from the coding sequence ATGGAAAACCACACAACAGTAACAGTGTTTATCTTAGTGGGATTGACAGAGGACCCCAAATGGAAGATTGTGCTATTTATCTTCCTTCTGATCACCTATCTGCTCAGTGTCACGGGTAATTTAATTATCATAACTCTCACATTGTTGGATTCTCAGCTCAAGACGCCTATGTATTTCTTTCTTCGAAATTTTTCCTTCTTAGAAATTTCTTACACAACTACCTGCATCCCCAAACTGCTTGCTACCATGGCCACCGGTGACAGAACAATCACCTATAACTGTTGTTTAGCTCAGTTATTTTTTGCCTTCCTCCTGGGTGCGTCTGAATTTTTCCTCCTGTCTGCTATGTCCTATGACCGATACGTTGCCATCTGCAAGCCTCTGCACTATACAACCATCATGAATAGCAAAGTCTGTATCCGGTTGGTGCTAAGCTCTTGGACTGCTGGTTTCCTCATAATTTTTCCAGGGCTCATTATAGGTTTAGGATTGGATTTCTGCGATTCCAATATCATTGATCACTTCTACTGTGATGTTGCTCCTCTCCTACAACTCTCCTGCACAGATACTAGTTTTTTAGAGATGATGAGTTTCATCTTGGCTTTGGTAACTCTCCTGATTACTTTGGTGTTGGTCAGTGTGTCATACACGTATATTGCTCTGaccattttaaaatttccttctgtCAGTCAGAGAAAAAAGGCATTTTCTACGTGTTCTTCTCACATGATTGTCCTTTCTATCTCCTATGGAAGTTGTATCTTCATGTACATTAAAACCTCAGCCAAAGATAGAATAACCTTAATGAAGGGAGTGTCAGTACTCAATACCTCAGTTGCTCCACTTTTGAATCCTTTTATTTACACTCTAAGGAATCAACAGGTGAAGCAAGCGTTTAAGAATGTACTGCAAAGATTTCTGTCTTTATCAAAATAG
- the LOC101550733 gene encoding olfactory receptor 6C76-like, whose product MENRTTVTVFILVGLTEDPKWKIVLFIFLLMTYLLSISGNFIIIILTLLDSQLKTPMYFFLRNFSFLEISYTTTCIPKLLATMATGDRTITYNCCAAQLFFAFLLGVSEFFLLSAMSYDRYVAICKPLHYTTIMNSKVCIRLVLSSWTAGFLIIFPGLIIGLGLDFCDSNIIDHFFCDVAPLLQISCTDTSLLEMMSFILALVTLLITLVLVIISYTYIVLTILKFPSVNQRKKAFSTCSSHMIVLSISYGSCIFMYIKTSAKQRISLMKGVAVLNTSVAPLLNPFIYTLRNQQVKQAFKNLLQRIRSLSI is encoded by the coding sequence ATGGAAAACCGCACAACAGTAACAGTGTTTATCTTAGTGGGATTGACAGAGGACCCCAAATGGAAGATTGTGCTATTTATCTTCCTGCTTATGACCTATTTGCTCAGTATCTCAGgtaattttattatcataattCTCACATTGTTGGATTCTCAGCTCAAGACGCCTATGTATTTCTTTCTTCGAAATTTTTCCTTCTTAGAAATTTCTTACACAACTACCTGCATCCCCAAACTGCTTGCTACCATGGCCACCGGTGACAGAACAATCACCTATAACTGTTGTGCAGCTCAACTATTTTTTGCCTTCCTCCTGGGTGTGTCTGAATTTTTCCTCCTGTCTGCTATGTCCTATGACCGATACGTTGCCATCTGCAAGCCTCTGCACTATACAACCATCATGAATAGCAAAGTCTGTATCCGGTTGGTGCTAAGCTCTTGGACTGCTGGTTTCCTCATAATTTTTCCAGGACTCATTATAGGTTTAGGATTGGATTTCTGCGATTCCAATATCATTGATCACTTTTTCTGTGATGTTGCTCCTCTCCTACAAATCTCCTGCACAGATACAAGTCTTTTAGAGATGATGAGTTTCATCTTGGCTTTGGTGACTCTCCTGATTACTTTGGTGTTGGTCATTATATCTTACACATATATTGTTCTGaccattttaaaatttccttctgtCAATCAGAGAAAAAAGGCATTTTCTACGTGTTCTTCTCACATGATTGTCCTTTCTATCTCCTATGGAAGTTGTATCTTCATGTACATTAAAACTTCAGCCAAACAGAGAATATCCTTAATGAAGGGAGTGGCAGTACTCAATACCTCAGTTGCTCCACTTTTGAATCCTTTTATTTATACTCTGAGAAATCAACAGGTGAAGCAAGCGTTTAAGAACTTACTACAAAGAATTCGGTCTTTATCCATATAG
- the LOC129402374 gene encoding olfactory receptor 6C75-like, with translation MENHTTVTVFILMGLTEDPKWKIVLFIFLLITYLLSVTGNLIIITLTLLDSQLKTPMYFFLRNFSFLEISYTTTCIPKLLATMATGDRTITYSCCLTQLFFAFLLGASEFFLLSAMSYDRYVAICKPLHYTTIMNSKVCIRLVLSSWTASFLIIFPGLIIGLGLDFCDSNIIDHFYCDIAPVLQLSCTDTSLLEMLSFILALVTLLITLVLVSVSYTYIALTILKFPSVSQRKKAFSTCSSHMIVLSISYGSCIFMYIKTSAKDRITLMKGVSVLNTSVAPLLNPFIYTLRNQQVKQAFKNVLQRFLSLSK, from the coding sequence ATGGAAAACCACACAACGGTAACAGTGTTTATCTTAATGGGATTGACAGAGGACCCCAAATGGAAGATTGTGCTATTTATATTCCTTCTGATCACCTATCTGCTCAGTGTCACGGGTAATTTAATTATCATAACTCTCACATTGTTGGATTCTCAGCTCAAGACGCCTATGTATTTCTTTCTTCGAAATTTTTCCTTCTTAGAAATTTCTTACACAACTACTTGCATCCCCAAACTGCTTGCTACCATGGCCACTGGTGACAGAACAATCACCTATAGCTGTTGTTTAACTCAGTTATTTTTTGCCTTCCTCCTGGGTGCGTCTGAATTTTTCCTCCTGTCTGCTATGTCCTATGACCGATACGTTGCCATCTGCAAGCCTCTGCACTATACAACCATCATGAATAGCAAAGTCTGTATCCGGTTGGTGCTAAGTTCTTGGACTGCTAGTTTCCTCATAATTTTTCCAGGGCTCATTATAGGTTTAGGATTGGATTTCTGCGATTCCAATATCATTGATCACTTCTACTGTGATATTGCTCCTGTCCTACAACTCTCCTGCACAGATACAAGTCTTTTAGAGATGTTGAGTTTCATCTTGGCTTTGGTGACTCTCCTGATTACTTTGGTGTTGGTCAGTGTGTCATACACGTATATTGCTCTGaccattttaaaatttccttctgtCAGTCAGAGAAAAAAGGCATTTTCTACTTGTTCTTCTCACATGATTGTCCTTTCTATCTCCTATGGAAGTTGTATCTTTATGTACATTAAAACCTCAGCCAAAGATAGAATAACCTTAATGAAGGGAGTGTCAGTACTCAATACCTCAGTTGCTCCACTTTTGAATCCTTTTATTTACACTCTAAGGAATCAACAGGTGAAGCAAGCGTTTAAGAATGTACTGCAAAGATTTCTGTCTTTGTCCAAATAG